A region of Salvelinus alpinus chromosome 6, SLU_Salpinus.1, whole genome shotgun sequence DNA encodes the following proteins:
- the LOC139578650 gene encoding uncharacterized protein isoform X1 has translation MARMPGSADCSSDTAGTEREEHMSCPETERSGDEEDDEIQEVQITGEEYGEDELEWEAECADPSSCSAMETEAVLMRSTDQCSGLGPGADPGLFHIPGLDSDPEGDLQPSDRSRLSENTRLATRYAVRIFREYLSEKSQSPDFETLDKEALCAVLQSFYAEARSKSGQLYSKSSLISIRSSLNRYLNEPPYCRTLDLTKDPELRSANLTLAAVIRKLEEQGAGPVVQKQAITRADLRKLYTSSVFNIDTPFGLLNKVWFETCMYFCTRGRENQRELEEDSFGLAIDENGRKFIYFKSLGPYHKSRSACWNKKRPDPDEDTLPRMYETGTELCPYASFVRYVSKRNPLCKAFFQRPRDHCCASDITWYENKAIGKNLLGTRMQMLSRAAKLSKTYTNHCIGAVSIATLNSIAGIGSKLVSLQISSETVNGGGQSHLQLVIPYIQQVTDTVELKPQRTTRKARALCGFSGPPSPKKLCVRPGERAMSPVVIVDGTEPVDIQPQEPHGQQSAPLLTDVVSAQDSRNSSMASRPLVSQSPASPLGSGGIGGIPTPAQLTKTNAPVHIDVGGHMYTSSLATLTKYPESRIGRLFNGTEPIVLDSLKQHYFIDRDGHIFRYILNFLRTAKLLLPDDFKEYSLLCEEARFFQLSPLQAELERWRSEREARSVWRVCECVVVRVAPELGERITLSGDRALIEDVFPEVGDVMCNSMNAGWNHDSTHVIRFPLNGYCHLNSVQVLERLQQRGFEIAGACGGGVDSSHFSEYVLRREGRSNGERGPTLICIKQEALD, from the exons ATGGCGAGAATGCCTGGCAGCGCAGACTGCTCTAGTGACACAGCGGGGACAGAGCGGGAGGAGCACATGAGTTGCCCGGAGACTGAGAGGAGCggagatgaggaggatgatgagatCCAGGAGGTACAGATCACCGGGGAGGAGTACGGGGAGGATGAACTGGAGTGGGAGGCAGAGTGCGCAGACCCCAGCAGCTGCTCCGCTATGGAGACAGAAGCGGTCCTTATGCGTAGTACGGACCAGTGCAGCGGGTTGGGACCGGGAGCAGACCCTGGACTGTTTCACATCCCCGGACTGGACTCGGATCCGGAGGGAGACCTGCAGCCGTCTGACCGCTCCAGACTGAGCGAGAACACCCGCCTGGCTACCAGGTATGCGGTACGGATCTTCCGGGAGTACCTGAGCGAGAAATCCCAAAGTCCTGACTTTGAAACTCTGGACAAGGAGGCGCTGTGCGCGGTCCTGCAGTCCTTCTACGCGGAGGCACGCTCTAAGAGCGGCCAGCTCTACAGCAAGTCTTCCCTCATTAGCATTCGGAGTTCTCTGAACCGCTACCTGAATGAGCCACCGTACTGTCGCACCCTGGATCTCACCAAAGACCCGGAGCTACGCAGCGCCAACCTGACCCTGGCCGCGGTCATCAGAAAGCTGGAGGAGCAGGGTGCTGGTCCCGTGGTGCAGAAACAGGCAATCACGCGGGCGGACCTGAGAAAACTCTACACCTCCAGTGTGTTTAACATCGATACGCCGTTCGGGCTGCTCAACAAAGTGTGGTTTGAGACATGCATGTATTTCTGTACGAGGGGGCGAGAGAATCAGCGCGAGCTGGAGGAGGATTCATTCGGCCTGGCCATAGACGAGAATGGGAGAAAGTTTATCTATTTCAAATCACTGGGGCCGTATCACAAGTCTCGCTCCGCGTGTTGGAATAAAAAGAGACCAGACCCAGATGAAGATACTTTGCCGCGCATGTATGAGACTGGAACTGAGTTGTGTCCATATGCCAGCTTTGTAAGGTATGTCTCGAAACGGAACCCATTGTGCAAAGCATTCTTCCAACGACCACGAGACCACTGCTGCGCAAGCGACATAACATGGTATGAGAACAAAGCCATTGGTAAAAACCTGCTTGGCACGAGGATGCAGATGCTGTCGCGTGCAGCCAAACTGTCAAAGACCTACACCAACCACTGCATCGGCGCCGTCTCCATAGCAACGCTCAACAGCATTGCCGGTATAGGGTCAAAGTTGGTGTCGCTTCAGATTTCCTCCGAAACAGTTAATGGTGGCGGGCAGTCTCATCTCCAGCTCGTGATCCCGTACATCCAACAGGTCACAGACACAGTGGAACTGAAGCCGCAGAGAACAACAAGGAAAGCTCGTGCTCTCTGCGGTTTTTCGGGACCTCCTTCTCCTAAGAAGCTCTGTGTGCGTCCCGGAGAACGCGCAATGTCCCCTGTGGTCATAGTGGACGGTACAGAGCCCGTGGACATCCAACCCCAGGAGCCCCACGGTCAGCAATCCGCTCCTTTACTGACTGACGTGGTATCCGCGCAG GATAGCCGTAATAGCAGCATGGCCAGTAGGCCGCTGGTCTCCCAGTCCCCTGCCTCTCCACTGGGCTCTGGGGGTATCGGGGGCATCCCCACCCCCGCCCAGCTCACAAAGACCAACGCCCCTGTACACATAGATGTAGGAGGACACATGTACACCAGCAGCCTGGCTACACTCACCAAGTACCCCGAGTCacg GATTGGTCGTCTATTCAACGGGACAGAGCCCATAGTGTTAGATAGTCTGAAGCAGCACTACTTCATAGACCGAGACGGCCATATATTCCGCTACATCCTCAACTTCCTGCGGACGGCCAAACTGCTCCTCCCTGACGACTTCAAA GAGTACTCTCTACTCTGTGAGGAGGCCAGGTTCTTCCAGCTATCCCCACTACAAGCAGAATTAGAACGCTGGAGGAGTGAGCGCGAGGCCAGgagtgtgtggcgtgtgtgtgagtgtgtggtggtGCGTGTAGCTCCAGAGCTGGGGGAGAGGATCACTCTGAGTGGAGACAGGGCTTTGATCGAGGACGTGTTTCCAGAGGTCGGGGACGTCATGTGTAACTCCATGAACGCAGGCTGGAATCATGACTCTACTCACGTCATACGCTTTCCACTCAATGGATACTGTCACCTCAACTCTGTACAG